A genome region from Sceloporus undulatus isolate JIND9_A2432 ecotype Alabama chromosome 1, SceUnd_v1.1, whole genome shotgun sequence includes the following:
- the CNRIP1 gene encoding CB1 cannabinoid receptor-interacting protein 1, protein PLEETSREAQLVTYTGIYDTEGVAHTKSGERQPLQVNIQVTDIGAFETVWQVKFYNYHKRDHCQWGNSFGCIEYECKPNETRSLMWINKETFY, encoded by the exons CCCCTGGAAGAGACATCCAGAGAAGCCCAGCTTGTTACTTATACTGGAATCTACGACACAGAAGGTGTTGCTCATACGAAAAGTGGAGAGAGGCAGCCTTTACAAGTCAACATCCAG GTCACTGACATTGGAGCTTTCGAAACAGTCTGGCAAGTCAAATTCTACAACTACCACAAGCGAGACCATTGCCAATGGGGAAACAGCTTTGGATGCATTGAGTATGAATGCAAACCCAATGAGACACGCAGCCTCATGTGGATAAACAAAGAAACCTTCTATTGA